The proteins below come from a single Papaver somniferum cultivar HN1 chromosome 11, ASM357369v1, whole genome shotgun sequence genomic window:
- the LOC113324790 gene encoding uncharacterized protein LOC113324790: MVQTGKIQAMVSRGGCQPSHLIFADDIFIFCNGNKKTLQNLMELLDKYQKASGQMVNKAKSKCFVGGVSDLRRNEIANALQMELSVFPDKYLEVILNPGRVKTHQVWGTVEMMQHMLARWMGKLLAFSARLILVKYVLCSMPIYIMSVYKWPKSVILTCERIIRNFLWSGDPNVKKLVTVKWDQVNAPIEEGGLRRL, translated from the coding sequence atggtgcaaactGGTAAAATTCAAGCCATGGTAAGTAGAGGTGGATGTCAACCAAGTCACTTGATATTTGCAGATGACATTTTCATCTTTTGTAATGGGAATAAGAAGACTTTGCAAAATTTGATGGAGCTACTAGATAAATACCAAAAAGCATCAGGTCAAATGGTGAATAAAGCAAAAAGCAAGTGTTTTGTTGGTGGAGTTTCAGATTTAAGAAGAAATGAAATTGCAAATGCTCTGCAAATGGAATTATCTGTTTTTCCTGACAAATACTTAGAAGTGATTCTTAATCCAGGCAGAGTAAAAACACATCAAGTGTGGGGGACGGTGGAAATGATGCAGCACATGTTAGCTAGATGGATGGGAAAACTGCTAGCTTTTTCTGCCAGATTAATATTGGTTAAGTATGTGCTATGTAGTATGCCAATATACATAATGTCAGTTTATAAATGGCCCAAATCAGTAATTCTTACTTGTGAGAGAATAATCAGAAACTTCTTGTGGTCTGGTGATCCTAATGTAAAGAAGCTAGTCACAGTCAAATGGGACCAAGTAAATGCACCTATAGAAGAAGGAGGATTGAGAAGATTATAA